The Hyla sarda isolate aHylSar1 chromosome 2, aHylSar1.hap1, whole genome shotgun sequence genome includes the window TTGGAGTAGGCCGAATATATGTTGTGTGAGACCATTGTTCTAGATAAGTTACTGGACAGGTGAGGCCTAGGTTTTGCTTGTTGTTGTAGGAGTGGTTGTATTGTTAGTTTTGTTTGTTGTATATTACTGTATTGTCAATATGGAACTTGTGGAGAAGTTTGTGGAGAAGCATGCCTCTGCTAAGTACCAGACATGTGCAGATGGATCTCTGGGAGATCAGTTTTTGGCATTGAGGATGCAGTGCCAGGAGTATAATGGTAACATTGGTTGTAAAAAGAATAGCAAGAAGTGGAAGAAAGAAAAGTTAGGTAATGAAATCTTATTGCTTATGAAAATTAAGGAGATAGCGGAAGAGAAGGAGACCAAGTGGCAGAATGAGAGGAGGCAGATGAAAGAGAGTTTAGATAAGATTGCAGAGTCTGTTCTTGAAATTTCAGCAGAGTCCAGTATTGAATTGAGAAATTTAAAGGCAGAAATAGAGGAATTAACCGAAAGAAACAAAGGGCTGGTGGAGTTGGCAGAGAGGTATGAGCTTAAGGTTTGCTCTAACAGGTCCCATTTATTGTCTTTAGAGAATAAGATTAGTCAGATGGAGGTGATGATAGCTGATTTAGAAGGGCAGCTGTCTAAAGTAAGATCCCAGCTAGTCAGCCAAGAGCAGCACATCCGGTCCCTTACATTGCATAAATGTGAAGCAACAAATATCTGCACAATCTCATCTATAGATGGGGGCGAGGTAACAGGCATGGTAGCTGATAGTCCTCCAGCTTTGACCATCCAGGACAGACTCCATTTGTGTAAAGTTATTGGAGACTGTAATACAAGCGAATCACCCATAACTTTATCCAATAGGTTTGAAGCTGTAGTGAAGCAGTATCACCTAGATAACAAAGATGCCTGGTCTCTGCTCCGAGCTTGGCTTCCAGGGACACTGGCAGCGCAGTTAACATCTGACCACATAGATAATGACTGTAGAGGTGCAGAATTCAGGAGGAAGGAGCTGCAGCATGTTTTGGGTGGGCGAGACATTAGGGGTGAAGATGCCCTAAGAAAATTGCGGTTCAGGCGATGTGATGATCCGGTCATGTTTTGTAATGATTATCTCTCCCTATATAAGTCTGTTTATGACTGCCCAGTAATGTCTCAGGATGATACCAATTTCCTCTATTCCATGGCGAATAGATGTAACGTAGATTACAGCACGAGATTGGCGCTGAGAAATACCAACTCCCATGAGAAATTTATCAATATTTTGAGGGACTGGTGTGAAGGGTCTGGAGACAGGAATGAGACACCCGAAAACATATCTGTTGTGCATAGACCTAGGAGGAAATGGTGGGTTAGATATTGTTACAAATGTGGGAGACCAGGACATATTAAAAGATATTGTGAGACATCTAATGTGCACCCTGAGCCTATAGACCATTCATCACAACAGGAGGTTAGCAGCATTCAGCCAGAGGGGGAGAATACCACCCAGAATAAAGAGGTCACACAAAGGTGTGAAGAGATGGGTGATATGGAGACTAACCCTGTTACATTTGCATCAAAATCCCCAACAAAACAGTCGCCTAATGTGAATAAAGTAGAGACAAAGAAACAGAAAGACACATCCCCTTGTGAACAGCAAAAGGCAGGCATTAATATCCCAATGTACAATCCATGGGGAAATCTGCCATTTTTGCTATTCTTGAGTTGGTCACAGATTGCTCTACCCCTATTGATTAATAGCACAGCACAGTGTGATAATATGTGTTGGTAAACATTGAGGAACTTTGTTGTGCTAGATATGGACATATTGGTATAGATATAAATGACAGAACTATATTTGTTTTACATGTGTGTTTTTGTATTCTAATTGTGTTTGTGTTTCCTTACAGACTGACCACCATTGTCATGTGATGTTGCAGCAAAGATACTAATCTCTATGCTTCTTCAACAGGTTATAAACTGTGAGATGTCAACAAATGAAACTGGTTATTATAGTAATCTAGTGTATTTGGCCAATTCACTAATTTAAAGTCCACGTGGTTTTATCAATGAGCTCAAGTGTAGAGGGTCAATTGTTTGCAAACAATTATACAAATTAACATCCCATTGTGATGTGGAGGTGTTGTGCTAGACAAGTGTCTTTTAAGTGTCTTTTGTAGgtgtatgtttgtttgttttcttatgTCTTTTTCCAAACAGATCACAGACTTCAATCATGAGCTGAAGATTGATAATTGAAATGTATGAAGAGCGACCACTACAAATCTGGGATTCCAGTGTGAATGCTATAGAATTGATTAGACCTTTACTCAGAATTACCTAAAGATGCATCATGAGATAGATAAAAGTTGA containing:
- the LOC130357401 gene encoding posterior protein-like, with the protein product MELVEKFVEKHASAKYQTCADGSLGDQFLALRMQCQEYNGNIGCKKNSKKWKKEKLGNEILLLMKIKEIAEEKETKWQNERRQMKESLDKIAESVLEISAESSIELRNLKAEIEELTERNKGLVELAERYELKVCSNRSHLLSLENKISQMEVMIADLEGQLSKVRSQLVSQEQHIRSLTLHKCEATNICTISSIDGGEVTGMVADSPPALTIQDRLHLCKVIGDCNTSESPITLSNRFEAVVKQYHLDNKDAWSLLRAWLPGTLAAQLTSDHIDNDCRGAEFRRKELQHVLGGRDIRGEDALRKLRFRRCDDPVMFCNDYLSLYKSVYDCPVMSQDDTNFLYSMANRCNVDYSTRLALRNTNSHEKFINILRDWCEGSGDRNETPENISVVHRPRRKWWVRYCYKCGRPGHIKRYCETSNVHPEPIDHSSQQEVSSIQPEGENTTQNKEVTQRCEEMGDMETNPVTFASKSPTKQSPNVNKVETKKQKDTSPCEQQKAGINIPILTTIVM